The sequence TTGCGGCGCAAGCGGATCTTGGGTAGCACCTTGATCGGCGGGACGCGTCCCTGGGCTGGCTCGACGCGAAAATCATCGGTCGCTGCATCGATCGGGACCAGCCGAGCGATGGGGTGATTCCGATCGCACACGACCACGGTCTCGCCGCTGCGCACCTCCGCCAGATACGCGCTCAGCCGGGCCTTCAAGCCGTAGACGTTGGTCCGTTTCATGGTCTTGTTATGACCATATGTGGCCTTCTCG comes from Candidatus Binatia bacterium and encodes:
- a CDS encoding type II toxin-antitoxin system prevent-host-death family antitoxin gives rise to the protein EKATYGHNKTMKRTNVYGLKARLSAYLAEVRSGETVVVCDRNHPIARLVPIDAATDDFRVEPAQGRVPPIKVLPKIRLRRKVDVVAILRASRDQR